In Reichenbachiella agarivorans, one genomic interval encodes:
- the trxA gene encoding thioredoxin, which translates to MATFSDIINSDRPVLVDFYADWCGPCQMMAPVLTELSSELGDKGKVIKVDVDKNPKASQVYQIKSIPTLILFKQGQILWRHSGTASKEQLKSLIESHA; encoded by the coding sequence ATGGCTACATTTTCAGATATCATCAACAGTGATCGACCCGTATTGGTAGACTTTTATGCGGATTGGTGTGGGCCTTGCCAAATGATGGCACCTGTCTTGACGGAACTTTCATCCGAACTAGGAGACAAAGGAAAAGTCATCAAAGTCGATGTGGACAAAAACCCAAAAGCATCACAGGTCTATCAGATCAAGAGCATTCCTACTTTGATTCTCTTCAAACAAGGACAAATACTCTGGAGACACTCAGGTACTGCGAGCAAGGAGCAATTGAAATCTCTGATAGAATCTCATGCTTGA
- the eno gene encoding phosphopyruvate hydratase, whose amino-acid sequence MSLIESVFARQILDSRGNPTIEVDVITENGVLGRAAVPSGASTGVNEAVELRDGDKSVYLGKGVLKAVENVNDILQPELLGLSVFDQRYIDFLMIELDGTDTKSKLGANAILGVSLAVAKAAAEELGLPLFRYIGGTNAHTLPVPMMNIINGGSHSDATIAFQEFMIRPVGASTFSQAMQMGAETFHALKKILHDKGLSTAVGDEGGFAPAFTGGTEEALESVLSAIKAAGYEPGKDITIGLDCASSEFFVDGKYDYSKFEGPNGKKRNAEEQVAYLAELVEKYPIDSIEDGCAEEDWSTWAMLTAKIGHKCQLVGDDLFVTNVKFLQRGINEKSANSILIKVNQIGTLSETLDAIEMAHKAGFTAVVSHRSGETEDSTIADIAVATNAGQIKTGSLSRSDRMAKYNQLLRIEEELGETARFPQKA is encoded by the coding sequence ATGAGTTTGATAGAAAGTGTATTTGCAAGACAAATACTGGATTCGAGAGGTAATCCTACCATCGAAGTAGATGTAATAACAGAAAATGGTGTGTTAGGTAGGGCTGCGGTTCCGTCTGGTGCTTCAACAGGAGTCAACGAGGCTGTGGAGCTAAGAGATGGCGATAAATCTGTATACCTAGGTAAAGGGGTATTGAAAGCTGTTGAAAATGTAAACGACATCCTTCAGCCAGAATTGCTTGGCTTGTCTGTATTTGATCAAAGATACATTGACTTTTTGATGATAGAATTGGATGGTACTGATACTAAGTCTAAGTTGGGAGCAAACGCGATCTTGGGTGTTTCTTTGGCAGTAGCCAAAGCAGCAGCAGAGGAATTGGGCTTGCCATTGTTTAGATACATCGGTGGTACCAATGCACACACATTGCCAGTACCTATGATGAACATCATCAATGGTGGATCTCACTCTGATGCGACGATTGCATTCCAAGAGTTTATGATCAGACCAGTAGGCGCTTCTACTTTCTCTCAAGCGATGCAAATGGGTGCTGAGACTTTCCATGCACTGAAGAAAATTCTTCACGATAAGGGATTGAGTACTGCAGTAGGTGATGAAGGAGGATTTGCTCCGGCGTTTACAGGAGGTACTGAAGAAGCTTTGGAAAGCGTGTTGAGTGCGATCAAAGCTGCTGGATACGAGCCAGGCAAAGATATCACAATCGGATTGGATTGTGCTTCTTCGGAGTTCTTCGTGGATGGTAAATATGACTACTCTAAATTCGAAGGGCCAAACGGTAAGAAAAGAAATGCTGAAGAGCAAGTAGCTTATTTGGCTGAATTGGTTGAGAAATACCCAATCGATTCTATCGAAGATGGTTGTGCTGAAGAAGATTGGTCAACTTGGGCTATGTTGACAGCGAAAATCGGTCACAAATGTCAATTGGTAGGTGACGATCTATTCGTAACCAACGTGAAATTCTTACAAAGAGGAATCAACGAAAAATCTGCTAACTCTATCTTGATCAAAGTAAACCAAATCGGAACTTTGTCTGAAACATTAGATGCTATCGAAATGGCTCACAAAGCTGGTTTCACTGCAGTAGTTTCTCATAGATCAGGTGAAACAGAAGATTCTACGATTGCTGATATCGCAGTAGCGACCAATGCTGGACAAATCAAAACTGGTTCATTGTCAAGATCTGATAGAATGGCTAAGTACAACCAATTGCTTAGAATCGAAGAAGAATTGGGTGAGACAGCTAGATTCCCGCAAAAAGCTTAA
- the carA gene encoding glutamine-hydrolyzing carbamoyl-phosphate synthase small subunit — protein MKLKQREKAFLLLEDGSYFEGLSIGSKGTSGGEICFNTGMTGYQEVYTDPSYFGQIIVNTNSHIGNYGAVDLEQESDRPKINGLVVNEYSEIHSRQDGESTLDEYLSQHGIVGISNLDTRSIVKQIRNKGAMNAIISSEYQSIEELKKELDKVPSMDHLELSSKVTTKESYMINEGGEFKVAVLDIGVKKSILSNMVTRGCELKVFPAETSFAEMKAYNPDGYFISNGPGDPSAMPYAIETVQQILEENKPMFGICLGHQIIALANGVSTYKMHHGHRGLNHPVKNLVTGLSEITSQNHGFAVNREELEASDKLELTHINLNDNTVAGIRVKGKPAFSVQHHPEASPGPHDARYLFDDFIQLIKKHKES, from the coding sequence ATGAAATTAAAACAAAGAGAAAAAGCATTTTTACTTTTAGAAGACGGTAGCTACTTTGAAGGACTTTCAATAGGTAGTAAAGGAACGAGTGGAGGTGAAATATGCTTCAATACTGGTATGACTGGATACCAGGAGGTCTATACAGACCCATCTTATTTTGGTCAAATCATTGTCAATACCAATTCGCATATAGGAAACTATGGCGCGGTTGATCTAGAACAAGAATCAGACAGACCAAAAATCAATGGCCTAGTAGTCAATGAGTATTCTGAAATCCATAGTAGACAGGATGGTGAGTCTACGCTAGATGAATATTTGTCACAGCATGGTATAGTGGGGATATCCAACTTGGATACCCGCAGTATTGTCAAGCAGATCAGAAACAAGGGTGCTATGAATGCTATCATCTCCTCAGAGTATCAATCTATTGAGGAGCTGAAGAAAGAGTTGGATAAGGTACCTAGTATGGATCACTTGGAGTTGTCTAGCAAGGTGACTACCAAAGAGAGCTATATGATCAATGAAGGTGGCGAATTCAAAGTGGCAGTTCTTGACATAGGAGTGAAAAAATCAATTTTGTCCAATATGGTCACCAGAGGTTGTGAACTGAAGGTATTTCCTGCTGAGACCAGTTTTGCAGAAATGAAGGCTTATAATCCAGATGGCTATTTTATATCCAATGGACCTGGAGATCCTTCTGCCATGCCGTATGCCATTGAAACAGTGCAGCAAATACTGGAAGAGAACAAACCCATGTTTGGAATTTGTTTAGGGCATCAAATTATTGCCTTGGCTAATGGCGTAAGCACCTACAAAATGCACCATGGACACAGAGGTCTCAATCATCCTGTGAAAAACCTAGTTACGGGTCTTAGCGAAATCACTTCTCAAAATCACGGTTTTGCCGTCAACAGAGAAGAGCTAGAGGCGTCTGATAAATTAGAATTAACACACATTAATCTCAATGATAATACGGTAGCTGGTATCAGAGTAAAGGGCAAACCTGCTTTCTCGGTGCAACATCACCCAGAGGCATCTCCTGGACCTCACGATGCGAGGTATTTATTTGACGATTTCATTCAACTAATAAAAAAACATAAAGAATCATGA
- the rplQ gene encoding 50S ribosomal protein L17: MRHGKKFNHLGRNASHRGAMLSNMASSLILHKRITTTVAKAKALRKYVEPIITRAKDDTTHSRRVVFSYLQNKESVKELFGGVADKVANRPGGYTRIFKTGNRLGDNADMCIMELVDYNELLLQEAAPAKAKTRRSRRGKGESTEAAAAPAVEAKAEEVAPEAKADDSSANEASAEDSDKEDKE; encoded by the coding sequence ATGAGACACGGGAAGAAATTTAATCATTTAGGTAGAAATGCATCGCACAGAGGCGCGATGTTATCTAACATGGCTTCTTCTTTGATTTTGCACAAGAGAATTACAACTACTGTTGCAAAAGCAAAAGCTTTAAGAAAGTATGTAGAGCCGATCATCACAAGAGCGAAAGATGATACAACTCATTCAAGAAGAGTGGTTTTCTCTTACTTGCAAAATAAAGAGTCTGTCAAAGAATTGTTTGGTGGAGTGGCTGACAAAGTAGCCAACAGACCAGGTGGATATACTCGTATTTTCAAAACTGGAAATAGATTGGGTGACAATGCTGATATGTGTATCATGGAGTTGGTTGATTACAACGAACTGTTGCTACAAGAGGCTGCACCTGCTAAAGCTAAGACAAGAAGAAGCAGAAGAGGAAAAGGTGAATCAACAGAAGCTGCAGCTGCTCCAGCAGTAGAAGCGAAGGCTGAAGAGGTTGCTCCAGAAGCAAAAGCAGATGATTCTTCTGCCAATGAGGCCTCTGCTGAGGATTCTGATAAAGAAGACAAAGAATAA
- a CDS encoding DNA-directed RNA polymerase subunit alpha: MSILAFQMPEKVVMEKADDFHGLFTFKPLEQGYGVTVGNALRRILLSSLEGYAITGIKIPGVLHEFSTIEGVVEDVSEIILNLKMVRFKKTGDVADSKIVVSLSGKKEFKAGDINSATDAFEILNPDHVICNMDESVKFEIELSIDKGRGYVAADENRPGEQVFGYIPIDAIFTPIKNVKFSVENTRVEQKTDYEQLILDIETDGSIHPENALKGAANILIQHFMLFSDQTMILDTHDAGEPEAVDEEMLHMRKLLKTGLNDLDLSVRAYNCLKAADVRSLGDLVRLEISDMMKFRNFGKKSLAELEQLVADKNLTFGMDLSKYKLDED, from the coding sequence ATGTCAATACTAGCATTTCAAATGCCTGAGAAAGTGGTAATGGAGAAAGCTGATGATTTTCATGGCTTATTTACTTTCAAACCACTTGAGCAGGGCTATGGTGTAACAGTCGGTAATGCATTGAGAAGAATCTTATTGTCTTCATTGGAAGGTTACGCTATAACTGGAATTAAAATCCCTGGAGTATTGCATGAATTTTCTACAATAGAAGGTGTAGTAGAAGACGTGTCTGAAATCATTTTGAACCTAAAAATGGTTAGGTTTAAAAAGACTGGAGACGTAGCGGATAGTAAGATTGTAGTAAGTTTATCTGGCAAGAAGGAATTCAAGGCAGGTGATATCAATAGCGCTACTGACGCATTCGAAATCCTAAATCCAGATCATGTGATCTGCAATATGGATGAAAGTGTGAAATTTGAGATTGAATTGTCAATCGACAAAGGTAGAGGTTATGTAGCTGCAGATGAGAATAGACCTGGCGAGCAAGTGTTTGGTTATATTCCAATCGATGCTATCTTCACACCAATCAAAAATGTAAAGTTCTCTGTAGAAAATACGAGGGTAGAGCAAAAAACCGATTACGAACAGTTGATACTGGATATCGAAACGGATGGTTCTATTCACCCTGAGAATGCATTGAAAGGTGCTGCTAACATTTTGATTCAACATTTCATGTTGTTCTCAGATCAGACTATGATCTTGGATACACATGATGCAGGTGAACCTGAGGCTGTGGATGAAGAAATGCTTCACATGAGAAAGCTTCTTAAAACAGGCTTGAATGATTTGGATCTGTCAGTTAGAGCATACAATTGCTTGAAGGCTGCTGATGTGAGATCATTGGGAGACTTGGTAAGACTAGAGATTTCTGACATGATGAAGTTCAGAAACTTTGGTAAGAAATCACTAGCTGAACTAGAGCAACTAGTAGCTGATAAGAACTTAACTTTTGGCATGGATTTGTCAAAATATAAATTAGACGAGGATTAA
- the rpsD gene encoding 30S ribosomal protein S4 yields MARYRGPKTKIARKFNDAIYGPDKTLAKKNYPPGQHGRGRRKKQSEYAIQLAEKQKAKYTYGLLEKQFSNLFDHASRKSGITGEILLQLLESRLDNVVFRLGIAPTRNAARQLVLHKHVTVNGDVLNIPSYSVKIGDVIAVREKSKSLEAITYSLSRGSATKYPWLEWNTSELSGKFMVVPTREEIPENIKEQLIVELYSK; encoded by the coding sequence ATGGCAAGATATAGAGGACCAAAAACAAAAATTGCGAGAAAGTTTAACGACGCAATCTATGGGCCAGACAAGACTTTAGCTAAAAAGAACTACCCTCCTGGACAACACGGTAGAGGTAGAAGAAAGAAGCAGTCAGAATATGCGATTCAGTTGGCTGAAAAGCAAAAAGCTAAATACACCTATGGCTTGTTGGAGAAGCAATTCTCTAATTTGTTTGATCACGCTTCAAGAAAAAGTGGTATCACAGGTGAAATACTATTGCAACTTTTGGAATCTAGATTGGATAACGTTGTATTCAGATTAGGAATAGCTCCTACAAGAAATGCAGCTAGACAATTGGTTCTGCACAAGCATGTGACAGTCAATGGAGACGTTCTAAACATACCTTCTTACTCTGTGAAAATAGGTGATGTGATCGCCGTGAGAGAGAAGTCTAAATCTTTGGAGGCAATTACTTATAGCCTTTCAAGAGGAAGTGCTACTAAGTACCCTTGGTTAGAGTGGAATACTTCTGAATTGAGTGGTAAGTTTATGGTAGTGCCTACGAGAGAAGAGATCCCTGAGAATATCAAGGAGCAGTTGATCGTCGAATTGTACTCTAAATAA
- the rpsK gene encoding 30S ribosomal protein S11: protein MAQKRKDKSRKRVVVVEPIGQAHIKASFNNIIISLTNQTGQVISWASAGKMGFKGSKKNTPYAAQVAAQECAQTAYELGLRKVEVFVKGPGAGRESAIRTIQNAGIEVTMIKDVTPLPHNGCRPPKRRRV from the coding sequence ATGGCACAAAAAAGAAAAGACAAAAGTAGAAAAAGAGTCGTTGTTGTTGAGCCGATCGGGCAAGCGCACATCAAAGCATCGTTCAACAATATAATTATCTCTTTGACCAACCAAACAGGTCAAGTGATATCATGGGCATCTGCTGGTAAAATGGGCTTTAAGGGTTCTAAGAAAAACACTCCATATGCTGCTCAGGTAGCTGCTCAGGAATGTGCACAGACTGCTTACGAACTTGGTCTTAGAAAAGTAGAGGTCTTTGTAAAAGGTCCTGGTGCAGGTAGAGAGTCTGCAATTAGAACTATCCAGAACGCTGGTATCGAAGTAACTATGATCAAAGATGTTACTCCATTACCACACAATGGATGTAGACCTCCGAAAAGAAGAAGAGTTTAA
- the rpsM gene encoding 30S ribosomal protein S13, with the protein MARISGVDIPDNKRGEVSLTYIFGLGRSSAQKILTEAGVDWSKKVSEWTEDEAGKVRTIISENFKVEGVLKSEIQLNIKRLLDIGCYRGLRHRRGLPVRGQHTKNNARTRKGKRKTVANKKKATK; encoded by the coding sequence ATGGCTAGGATTTCAGGAGTAGATATTCCAGATAACAAGAGAGGTGAAGTTTCACTTACTTATATTTTTGGACTAGGTCGTAGCTCAGCTCAGAAAATTTTGACTGAGGCGGGTGTTGATTGGAGCAAAAAAGTTTCTGAATGGACAGAAGACGAAGCTGGAAAAGTTAGAACTATCATTAGTGAAAACTTTAAAGTAGAGGGTGTTCTTAAATCAGAGATTCAGCTCAACATCAAGAGATTGCTTGACATTGGTTGTTATAGAGGATTGAGACACAGAAGAGGTCTTCCAGTAAGAGGTCAGCATACTAAAAACAATGCTAGAACTAGAAAGGGTAAAAGAAAAACTGTTGCCAATAAGAAGAAGGCTACTAAATAA
- the ykgO gene encoding type B 50S ribosomal protein L36, whose amino-acid sequence MKVRASVKKRSADCKVIRRNGKVYVINKKNPRFKQRQG is encoded by the coding sequence ATGAAGGTTAGAGCATCCGTCAAGAAAAGAAGCGCTGACTGCAAAGTCATTCGTAGAAACGGAAAGGTATACGTTATTAACAAAAAGAACCCAAGGTTCAAGCAAAGACAAGGATAA
- the infA gene encoding translation initiation factor IF-1, whose product MAKQASIEQDGTIKEALSNAMFRVELENGHEVIAHISGKMRMHYIKILPGDKVKMEMSPYDLSKGRIVYRYK is encoded by the coding sequence ATGGCTAAGCAAGCTTCTATAGAGCAAGACGGTACAATTAAGGAAGCATTGTCAAATGCAATGTTCCGTGTGGAATTAGAAAATGGACATGAGGTTATTGCCCATATATCTGGTAAAATGAGAATGCATTATATCAAAATTTTACCAGGAGATAAAGTCAAAATGGAGATGTCTCCATATGATTTAAGTAAAGGAAGAATAGTTTATCGCTATAAATAG
- the secY gene encoding preprotein translocase subunit SecY, producing MKKFFSTIRNIFSIEDLRVRILNTIGFLIIFRLGTFVVLPGIDPSKLADKAEGIFGLLDTFLGGAFNNASIFGLGIMPYISASIVIQLLTMAVPYFQKLQKEGDSGRKKINQITRVLTIAITFAQGSAYLAGAIPAEAIVLENKVMFTFSALVILTSGTIFCMWLGEKITDKGIGNGISMLIMIGIISRFPGSLLQEAITRGMSEALFFLLELIALFFVVMAVVLLTQAVRRIPVQYAKQVVGNKVYGGQRQYIPLKVNSAGVMPIIFAQSLMFLPAMIASYFADSSDVAQYIGATFSNFQSWQYNLTFGIMIVLFTFFYTAISVNPNQIADDMKRNGGFIPGVKPGSATSEFIDTVLTRVTLPGSLFLAMVAVMPAFAQMAGVSTNFAQFFGGTSLLIMVGVILDTLQQIESYLLMRHYEGMMKSGKLKGRSENIAVA from the coding sequence ATGAAAAAGTTTTTTAGTACGATAAGGAATATTTTTTCTATTGAGGATCTCAGAGTCAGGATTCTGAATACAATAGGGTTTTTGATCATTTTCAGATTAGGAACTTTTGTTGTTTTGCCTGGTATTGATCCTTCCAAATTGGCTGACAAGGCTGAAGGAATATTTGGCTTACTCGATACATTCTTGGGTGGTGCATTCAACAATGCTTCCATCTTTGGTCTTGGTATTATGCCTTACATTTCTGCATCTATCGTGATTCAACTTTTGACTATGGCAGTGCCATATTTCCAAAAGTTGCAAAAGGAAGGTGATAGTGGTAGAAAGAAGATCAATCAGATCACCAGAGTATTAACTATCGCGATCACTTTTGCTCAAGGTAGTGCGTACTTAGCAGGTGCCATTCCAGCAGAAGCTATCGTATTAGAAAATAAGGTAATGTTTACCTTTTCAGCACTTGTGATTTTGACATCTGGTACAATTTTCTGTATGTGGCTGGGTGAAAAAATAACTGATAAAGGTATTGGGAATGGTATATCAATGCTGATTATGATCGGTATTATATCACGTTTTCCTGGTAGCTTATTACAAGAAGCAATCACTCGTGGTATGAGTGAAGCATTGTTCTTCTTGTTAGAATTAATCGCATTGTTCTTTGTCGTGATGGCAGTGGTTCTTTTGACTCAAGCGGTGAGAAGAATACCTGTGCAGTACGCGAAGCAAGTAGTAGGCAACAAGGTGTATGGTGGTCAACGCCAGTACATTCCTTTGAAAGTGAATTCAGCTGGTGTCATGCCAATTATCTTCGCTCAATCATTGATGTTTTTGCCTGCAATGATTGCAAGTTATTTTGCTGACTCTAGTGACGTGGCACAGTACATTGGTGCTACTTTCTCTAATTTTCAGTCATGGCAATATAATTTGACCTTTGGGATAATGATTGTATTGTTTACATTTTTCTATACTGCTATATCGGTCAATCCTAATCAGATTGCTGACGACATGAAGAGAAATGGAGGTTTCATTCCGGGTGTTAAGCCAGGATCGGCAACTTCAGAATTCATAGATACTGTATTGACTAGAGTGACATTGCCTGGATCTTTGTTCTTGGCGATGGTAGCTGTCATGCCAGCTTTCGCGCAGATGGCTGGAGTAAGTACCAACTTTGCTCAGTTTTTTGGAGGGACTTCTCTTTTGATTATGGTAGGTGTTATTTTGGACACGCTGCAGCAAATAGAGAGCTATCTACTCATGAGACATTATGAGGGAATGATGAAGTCTGGTAAGCTGAAAGGAAGATCTGAAAACATAGCAGTAGCTTAA
- the rplO gene encoding 50S ribosomal protein L15 codes for MKLNTLKPAEGSTKSDRRIGRGQGSGRGGTSTKGHKGAKSRSGYSRKAGFEGGQMPLYRRVPKFGFKSPNRVETKPINLDTIQELATKTGLSALTFEVLMDNGLAGKNDVVKVLGRGALTAKIDVSAHSFSKSAIEAIEKAGGKATTL; via the coding sequence ATGAAATTAAATACTTTAAAGCCTGCAGAAGGATCAACAAAATCTGACAGAAGAATAGGCAGAGGTCAAGGATCTGGTAGAGGGGGGACTTCTACAAAAGGTCACAAAGGAGCTAAGTCTAGATCTGGTTATTCTAGAAAGGCTGGTTTCGAAGGTGGACAAATGCCTTTGTATAGAAGAGTGCCAAAATTTGGTTTTAAATCTCCTAACAGAGTTGAAACCAAACCTATTAATCTTGATACCATTCAAGAGTTGGCTACCAAAACTGGTTTGTCAGCTTTGACTTTTGAAGTTCTGATGGACAATGGTCTTGCAGGAAAGAATGATGTGGTAAAAGTATTAGGTAGAGGAGCATTGACAGCTAAAATTGATGTTTCTGCTCACTCATTTTCTAAATCTGCTATCGAGGCAATCGAGAAAGCAGGTGGAAAAGCAACTACGCTATAA
- the rpmD gene encoding 50S ribosomal protein L30 has protein sequence MAKVVITQVRSLIKRPNDQKLTMKALGLGKMNRSVEKDLTPQIEGMIRKVAHLVSVENK, from the coding sequence ATGGCGAAAGTAGTAATTACACAAGTAAGAAGTCTTATCAAAAGACCAAATGATCAAAAGTTGACTATGAAGGCTTTGGGTCTAGGCAAGATGAATAGATCAGTTGAGAAAGACTTGACTCCTCAAATAGAGGGAATGATTAGAAAGGTGGCACACTTGGTGTCTGTAGAGAATAAATAG
- the rpsE gene encoding 30S ribosomal protein S5: MSKNNLRAIKASEMELQEKVVAIKRVAKVVKGGRRFSFSAIVVVGDGNGVVGYGLGKANEVTDSITKGIDDAKKNLVRVPVFKGTVPHDAIGKFGGGFVLLKPAAQGTGVIAGGAMRAVLESAGVHDVLAKSKGSSNPHNVVKATFDALNKMRDPLAVAQQRGVELSKVFNG, from the coding sequence ATGTCTAAGAATAACTTAAGAGCTATAAAGGCAAGTGAGATGGAGCTACAAGAAAAAGTAGTGGCTATCAAAAGAGTTGCCAAGGTGGTGAAAGGCGGTAGAAGATTTAGTTTCTCTGCAATCGTTGTGGTTGGAGATGGTAATGGTGTAGTAGGTTATGGTTTGGGTAAAGCCAATGAGGTAACTGATTCTATCACTAAAGGAATCGATGACGCTAAGAAGAATTTGGTAAGAGTGCCAGTATTCAAAGGAACCGTTCCTCATGATGCAATTGGTAAGTTTGGTGGTGGATTCGTATTGTTGAAGCCTGCGGCTCAAGGTACTGGTGTAATTGCTGGTGGTGCAATGAGAGCTGTATTGGAAAGTGCTGGTGTACACGATGTACTAGCTAAATCTAAAGGTTCTTCTAACCCACATAACGTGGTAAAAGCGACTTTCGATGCACTGAATAAGATGAGAGATCCATTGGCGGTAGCTCAACAAAGAGGTGTGGAATTATCTAAAGTTTTTAACGGATAA
- the rplR gene encoding 50S ribosomal protein L18 — MAITKEQRRLRIRRGIRNKVSGTAERPRLSVFKSNKAIYAQLIDDANGSTLVASSSAELGAGTVNMTSSKEVGKKLAEKAAGSGISSVVFDRGGYPYHGKIKALAEGAREGGLKF, encoded by the coding sequence ATGGCAATTACTAAAGAACAAAGAAGACTTAGAATAAGAAGAGGTATCCGTAACAAAGTGAGCGGAACTGCCGAAAGACCAAGATTGTCTGTATTCAAAAGCAACAAAGCAATCTATGCACAGTTGATTGATGATGCTAATGGTAGTACACTAGTAGCAAGTTCTTCTGCTGAGTTGGGAGCTGGTACAGTAAATATGACTTCTTCTAAAGAAGTTGGAAAGAAATTGGCTGAAAAGGCTGCAGGTAGTGGTATCAGCAGTGTCGTTTTTGATAGAGGAGGATATCCATATCACGGTAAAATCAAAGCCTTGGCAGAAGGGGCTAGAGAAGGAGGCCTTAAATTTTAA
- the rplF gene encoding 50S ribosomal protein L6, translated as MSRVGNKAIAVPQGVDIKIDGSTVIVKGAKGSLTREIDSDFDLSLEEGSLTVKRPTDQKRHKALHGLYRSLINNMVIGVSDGYVKTLELVGVGYKAAVQGQVLELNLGYSHNIFMEIPSEIKVGAETLKGKNPVVTLESTDKELVGEVAAKIRSLRKIEPYKGKGIRFVGEIVRRKAGKTASK; from the coding sequence ATGTCACGAGTAGGAAACAAAGCAATAGCAGTACCACAAGGAGTCGATATTAAAATTGATGGGTCTACTGTAATTGTCAAAGGAGCAAAAGGTAGCTTGACAAGAGAAATCGATAGCGACTTTGACTTATCTCTAGAGGAGGGGTCGCTTACGGTAAAGAGACCAACTGACCAAAAAAGACACAAGGCGTTGCACGGTCTTTATAGATCATTGATCAACAATATGGTTATTGGCGTATCTGATGGATATGTCAAAACTTTGGAATTGGTAGGTGTGGGATACAAAGCAGCTGTACAAGGACAAGTTCTGGAATTGAACTTGGGATACTCTCACAATATTTTCATGGAGATTCCTTCTGAAATTAAAGTGGGTGCTGAGACTTTGAAGGGTAAGAACCCAGTGGTAACATTGGAATCTACTGACAAAGAATTGGTAGGTGAAGTAGCCGCTAAGATTAGATCACTCAGAAAGATCGAGCCTTATAAAGGAAAGGGTATCAGATTTGTTGGTGAAATTGTTAGAAGAAAAGCTGGTAAAACTGCTTCTAAATAA
- the rpsH gene encoding 30S ribosomal protein S8 — MTDPIADYLTRLRNAIQANHRIVEIPASNVKKEITKVLMDKGFIRNYKFEDDGVQGKIRIALKYNAQTKESAIVHLERVSKPGLRKYAQADALPRVLNGLGIAILSTSKGVISNKEAQGLNVGGEVLCYVY, encoded by the coding sequence ATGACAGATCCAATAGCAGATTATTTAACAAGATTGAGAAACGCTATCCAAGCGAATCATAGAATCGTCGAGATCCCTGCTTCTAATGTAAAGAAGGAGATCACTAAAGTGTTGATGGACAAGGGTTTCATCCGCAACTATAAGTTCGAAGATGATGGCGTTCAGGGGAAAATCAGAATTGCATTGAAGTACAATGCTCAAACCAAAGAATCGGCCATAGTGCACCTAGAAAGAGTGTCTAAGCCTGGTTTGAGAAAGTACGCGCAAGCTGACGCATTACCTAGAGTTTTAAATGGGCTTGGTATTGCAATTTTATCTACATCAAAGGGTGTGATCTCTAATAAAGAGGCACAAGGACTCAATGTAGGTGGAGAAGTATTGTGTTACGTTTATTAA
- the rpsN gene encoding 30S ribosomal protein S14: MARESIKARERKRERLVAKYATKRAELKAAGDFEGLDKLPRNSSKVRLHNRCKLTGRPKGYMRKFGISRVTFREMASAGKIPGVTKASW, encoded by the coding sequence ATGGCAAGAGAATCAATAAAAGCCAGAGAGCGCAAAAGAGAAAGACTAGTCGCTAAGTATGCTACAAAAAGAGCAGAACTAAAAGCAGCAGGTGATTTCGAAGGTTTGGATAAACTACCTAGAAACTCTTCTAAAGTAAGATTGCACAACAGATGTAAGCTTACTGGTAGACCAAAAGGTTACATGAGAAAGTTTGGTATTTCAAGGGTTACGTTCCGTGAAATGGCAAGCGCAGGAAAAATTCCTGGTGTAACGAAAGCTAGCTGGTAA